The DNA sequence CCGGCGTTGATCTCGTGGACTTTAAGATCGAGTTTGGCAGAAGGGAAGGGAAAATTCTGCTTGCCGATGAAATTTCTCCCGACACGTGCCGGCTCTGGGACCAGAAGACCGGAGATTCGTTTGACAAAGACTTATTTCGTTTTTCACAAGGAAATCTTCAGGATGGATACAAAATGATTCTACAACGACTGGGAGGCAGAAAATCATGACATTTGATGTAACGGTATATATAACATGGAAGGAAGGCGTTCTCGATCCTCAGGGGGCAGCTGTCACCGAATCGCTTCATAAACTCGGCTACGATGGGGTGGAAGGAGTCTCAATCAGTAAAATGATGAAAGTCCGCCTGCAGGCTGAAAAAGATAATGTTGAACAGCAGGTTGTAGAAATGTGCGAAAAACTCCTCGCCAATCCAGTGATTGAAGATTATACGTATGAAATTGAGGAGGTTATTCCTTCATGAAATTCGCAGTAATCATGTTCCCCGGCTCTAATTGTGATATCGATATGTTCCATGCTGTTGAAGAAGCGGTCGGCGAAGAAGTGGAGTATGTCTGGCATAACGATACGAACCTGGATCGTTTTGATGCTGTGCTGCTTCCGGGAGGGTTTTCCTACGGGGATTATCTCCGTCCCGGTTCCATCGCGCACTTTTCCCCGATTATGAGTGCCGTTAAAAAAGCTGCGGAAGAAGGAAAGCCGGTTCTCGGCGTCTGCAACGGTTTTCAAATTCTCCTTGAAAGCAGGCTGCTTCCAGGGGCTATGCGGCGTAATGAAAACCTTCATTTCATTTGTAAAACTGTGCCGCTCCGGGTGGAAAATCCGGACACAATGTTTACGAACCAGTATCAGAAAAGCGACGAAATTTACATTCCTGTTGCTCATGGAGACGGGAACTATTACTGTGACGAAGAAACTATGACGGCGCTGAAAGACAACAACCAGATTGTCTTCACCTACGTCAATAATACAAATGGTTCGAGAGAGAATATTGCAGGAATTACGAATAAAGCAGGAAATGTTCTAGGCATGATGCCGCATCCGGAACGGGCTGTGGAAGATCTGCTCGGCTCTGCCGACGGGAAAAAATTATTCGCATCGATCGTCAAGCAATGGAGGGAAAAGCATGCAATTACTACGTGAACCATCAGCTGAAATGATCCGGGACAATAAATTGTACGCAGAAATGGGCGTAACCGATGAAGAGTTTTTGTTGATCGAAAAAGAGCTCGGGCACCTTCCAAACTACACGGAACTCGGTTTATTTTCGGTAATGTGGTCGGAACACTGCAGCTATAAAAATTCCAAAGTGCTGCTCAGCAAATTTCCGGTGGACGGGGAGCGTGTTCTTCAGGGTCCGGGAGAAGGCGCCGGTATTATAGACATTGATGATGATCAGGCAGTTGTCTTTAAAATTGAAAGCCATAACCATCCGTCCGCGGTGGAACCATACGAAGGAGCAGCAACCGGAGTAGGCGGAATTATCCGTGATGTGTTTTCGATGGGGGCGCGTCCGGTCGCACTGATGAATTCCCTCCGCTTTGGCGAGCTGAAGACTCCGCGCGTGAAGTACATTTTTGAAGGAGTCGTCTCCGGTATTGCAGGGTACGGAAATTGTATCGGCATTCCGACAATCGGCGGGGAAATTCAGTTTGATCCCTGCTACGAAGGCAATCCGCTCGTTAACGCGATGTGTGTCGGCCTGATTGATCATAAAGATATTCAAAAAGGGCAGGCAAAAGGTGTCGGCAACCCGGTCCTTTATGTTGGAGCAAGTACCGGCCGCGATGGGATTCATGGAGCGACGTTTGCGTCGGAAGAATTGAGCGAGGATTCCGAGGCAAAACGTCCGGCCGTACAGGTAGGCGATCCGTTTATGGAAAAGCTTCTGGTTGAAGCCTGCCTGGAAGCAACTAAACATCCAAAGCTTGTCGGAATACAGGACATGGGAGCCGCGGGGCTGACATCTTCTTCGGCGGAAATGGCGAGCAAAGCCGGATCCGGTATCCGAATGAACCTCGATGCCGTCCCGCAGAGAGAAAAAAACATGACCCCGTATGAAATGATGCTGTCTGAGTCCCAGGAGCGGATGCTTCTCGTCGTGGAAAAAGGCAGCGAACAGGAATTTATCGATATTTTTGAACACTGGGGATTAAATGCGGTAAACGTCGGAGAAGTGACGGATGATAAGCGCCTGACACTGATCCACGAAGGGAAAACAGCGGCGGACGTACCTGTGGATGCTCTTGCTGAAGAAGCGCCTGTATACCATAAACCGTCCACAGAACCTGCTTATTACCGCGAGTTTCAACAAGAAGCGGATTACCGCCCGACAGCAGATAACTACGGTGAAACGTTAAAATCGCTGCTGCAGCAGCCGACTATAGCCAGTAAAGAATGGGTTTATGAACAGTACGATCATATGGTCAGGACAAGTACGGTTACGGCCCCAGGATCCGATTCGGCAGTTATTCGCATCCGCGGTACGGAAAAAGCACTCGCTATGACGACAGATTGCAACTCCCGTTTTTTATACCTCGATCCGTATGAGGGCGGTAAGCTTGCTGTAGCGGAGGCGGTCCGCAATTTGACGGCATCAGGAGCAGAACCGCTCGGTGTCACCGACTGCCTGAATTACGGCAGCCCGGACAATCCGGAGATTTTCTGGCAGCTGGAGCGTTCCACCGATGGGCTGAGTGAAGCATGCCGCGAGCTGCAGACACCGGTTGTCGGCGGAAACGTCTCATTGTATAACGAAACGTCTAAAGGAGCTATTTATCCGACTCCGGTTATCGGGATGGTCGGTCTGATTCCTCACCTTCGTCATATTACAACCCAGGCGGTGAAAAAGAGCGGTGACCTCGTGTACTTTTTAGGAGAAGTGAAACCTTCCTTTGCCGGAAGTGAACTTCAGAAAATGACAGAAGGAAAGATATTCGGAAAAATGCCTTCCGTGGATCTGGAACTGGAAAAAAGACATCAAAAGCAGGTGCTTGCCGGCATTCACGGAGGAACGGTCAATTCGGCACACGATGTAAGTGAAGGCGGGTTTGCCGCAGCTCTCGCTGAAAAACTGTTTGGAACCGGGCTGGGCGCGGATGTGACGCTGACTCATGAAGATACGCTTGCAGCATTTTTCAGTGAAGGGGCACCGAACTATATTTTAACCGTTTCTCCGGAAAAACAGAAGGCGTTCGAAGAAGCTGTACCCGGGGCTGTACAAATTGGTTATGTAACAGAGCAGCCTACGCTGCTTATTAAGGAAAAATCAGACGCGATTGCCATCAACGAATCTGTATCATCACTCGAAGAGCTTTGGAGAGGAGCAATCTCATGCGCACTGAAATCAAAGGATTAAATGAAGAATGCGGAGTATTTGGAATATGGGGTCACGTGGACGCGGCAAGAATTACGTATTATGGTCTCCACAGCCTGCAGCACAGGGGGCAGGAGGGGGCAGGAATTGTCGTCTCAGATGAGGAAAAGCTGAAAATTCACAAAGGGATGGGACTCGTCAATGACGTGTTTACAGAAGCAGGTCTCGACCGCCTAACCGGTACAGGAGCCATTGGCCACGTTCGCTATACAACTGCCGGAGACAGTGACTTTATTAACTGCCAGCCTCTTTTGTTCAACTCCCAGACGAGCAGTCTTGCTCTTGCCCATAATGGAAATATTGTGAACGCTACTGCTCTGAAGCATCAGCTGGAACATCAGGGAAGTATTTTCCAGACGACTTCCGACACAGAAGTAATCGCTCATTTAATTAAAAGAAGCGGCTATCCTAACCTTCAAGATTCCGTCAAGAACGCGTTAACTATGGTCAAAGGGGCGTATGCTCTTGCTATGCTCGTTGAGGATGCGATGATTGTCGCTCTGGATCCGAACGGCCTGAGGCCTCTTTCTATAGGGAAACTCGGAGATGCTTACGTTGTTTCTTCGGAAACGTGTGCGTTTGATATTATCGGAGCGGAATTTGTCCGGGAGGTGCAGCCTGGAGAACTTATTACAATCAATAACGACGGCATGCATATCGACCGCTTTTCCTATTCGACCGAGCGCACACTCTGCTCGATGGAATATGTTTATTTTGCCCGGCCTGACAGCAATGTTGACGAAGTGAATATTCATATGGCCCGTAAAAATCTCGGACGCAAACTTGCAGAAGAATCTCCGATCGAAGCAGATGTTGTAACAGGAGTACCGGATTCCAGTATATCTGCTGCTATTGGTTATGCAGAGAAGTCCGGCATTCCCTACGAACTCGGTTTAATTAAAAACCGCTACGTAGGCAGAACATTCATTCAGCCTTCCCAGGCGCTGCGGGAGCAGGGTGTAAAAATGAAGCTGTCTGCTGTGCGGGGAGTCGTCGAAGGGAAACGGGTGGTTATGGTGGACGACTCCATCGTCCGCGGCACGACTGCGAGGCGTATCGTCAAGCTGTTAAAAGAAGCCGGAGCGAAAGAAGTTCACGTCCGCATCAGCTCCCCGCCGATTATCAATCCTTGCTACTACGGAATTGATACGTCGACAAAAGGCGAACTGATTGCTTCCAAGAAATCCACGGAAGAAATTCGGGAGGAAATGGGTGCCGATTCACTTTCCTACCTTAGTGTCAACGGGCTGATGGAAGGTATCGGCCGTTCCGATAAACAGCCGAACTGCGGGCAGTGTCTGGCCTGCTTTACAGGTAATTACCCGACAGAAATCTTTCCGGAAGCAGATCATCCTTACGATAAAGTAATGGGAGGAAAATAACGTGTCAAAAGCTTATGAAGCAGCTGGAGTTAATATAGAAGCAGGCTACGAAGGCGTTAAACGCATGAAAAAACATGTGCAGTCCACGATGCGCCCGGAAGTGATCGGGGGCCTTGGAGGCTTCGGCGGTCTATTTGATATGAGTCAGCTGAATTTGAAAGAACCGGTGCTCGTTTCCGGTACGGACGGAGTCGGGACGAAGCTGCTTATCGCCCAGCAGGCCGGCCGGCATGACACGATCGGCATCGATGCTGTTGCCATGTGCGTAAACGACATCTCAGCCCAGGGAGCTTCTCCGCTCTTTTTTCTCGATTACCTCGCTCTCGGGAAAAATGAGCCGGCTCTTGTCGAACAGATTGTCTCCGGTGTTGCAGAAGGCTGCCGGGAGGCCGGTTGTGCTTTAATCGGCGGAGAAACAGCTGAAATGCCGGATTTATATAAGGAAGATGAATATGATGTAGCCGGATTTGTCGTCGGTGCTGCAGAGAAAACGGCCGTATGGCAGCAGGCCGGAGAAGGAGATGTCCTCCTCGGTCTTGCTTCAAGCGGCATCCACAGCAATGGCTTCTCCCTCGTCAGAAAAATTGTCGCCTCGGCAGGACTTTCCTGGGAAGATGAAGCCCCCTTTGAACCTGGGAAAACGACAGGAGAATCGCTTCTTACTCCGACGAGAATTTACGCGAAAGCTCTCGAAGGGCTGACGGGTACTGATTATATACGTGCAGCTGCTCATATTACCGGCGGCGGCCTCGTAGAAAATATTCCGCGCATGCTTGAAAAGGGTGCCGGAGCAGACATCGATCTTGAAGCGCTTCCTAAACAGCCTGTGTTTCCATGGCTCCAGGAAGAAGGCCGGTTAACCGAAGCAGATATGCTGGAAACATTTAATCTCGGAGTTGGGTTCGTTTTGGCTGTTGAAGAGGAAAAAGCAGAAGCTGTGTCCGAAATACTTCGAAAAAATGGAGAAAAGCCTTTCGTATTAGGAAAAGTAACCGGACGAGAAGGACTTCAATTTAAAGGAGAGCTTTCCCGATGACGAATATAGCAGTATTTGCTTCTGGAAATGGAAGTAACTTTCAGGCAGTGGCTGATGCCTGTAAAAATGGAACTATAGCCGGGGACGTCGTACTTGTGGTCTGTGATAAACCAGGGGCCTTTGTAGAAAAAAGAGCGGAACAGGCAGGTGTCCCGCTCTTTTCTTTTTCTCCGAAAAGCTATTCCTCCAAAGCAGCATTTGAAATGGAATTAGTGAAAAAGCTGCACGAACAACAGGCAGACCTGATCATTTTGGCCGGGTATATGCGTCTGATCGGGGAAAATCTGCTAAAGGCTTACGAAGGAAGAATTCTTAACATTCACCCTTCGCTCCTTCCGGCTTTCCCGGGGCTGGACGCTATTGGTCAGGCGCTGGAGGCAGAGGTGAAAGTAACAGGAGTCACGGTACATCTCGTGGACGAAGGAATGGATACTGGTCCAATTTTAGCTCAAAAACCTGTTACAATAGATACGGAAGATAAGCGCACAGATGTGGAAGCGAAAATCAGACAGATAGAACATACACTTTATCCGCAGACTGTGCAGTATTGGATAGAAGCTTATAAAGGAGTGGAGAAACATTGACTAAACGAGCGTTAATCAGCGTATCAGATAAAGCCGGCATCGTACCTTTTACAGAGCAGCTGGCCGAACAGGGAGTGGAAATTATCTCCACGGGCGGCACGAAGAGGCAGTTGGAAGAGGCAGGCGTACCTGTGATTGGTATTGAAGAAGTGACCGGGTTTCCGGAAATGATGGATGGACGCGTAAAAACACTGCATCCGGCGATTCACGGCGGACTTCTTGCTGTGCGCGATAATAAAGAGCATATGAGTGCTGTACGATCAGAAGAAATTGGACTGATCGATTTTGTCATCGTGAATTTATATCCATTTCAGCAGACAATTGAAGATCCGGCTTCCACGTTTCAGGACGCGGTGGAAAATATAGATATAGGCGGACCTTCTATGATCCGTTCGGCTGCAAAAAATCATAAAGACGTGACGATTATCGTCGATTCCGAAGATTACCAAACCGTTATTGAAGACCTTCGTATGCACGGGGAAGTTACGGATAACAGGAAACAAAAATTAGCCGCAAAAGCGTTCCGGCACACAGCAGCTTACGATGCGCTGATTGCAGAATACATGACAGAGCACGTCGGCGAAGGAGCCCCGGAAAAGCTCACCAAAACGTACAATTTAAAACAGACCCTCCGCTACGGAGAAAATCCTCACCAGATGGCTTCTTTTTATGAAAAGCCGCTGGGAAGCAGGGCGACAATTTCCAAGGCAGAGCAGCTGCACGGGAAAGAGCTTTCCTATAATAATATAAATGATGCTGATGCGGCGCTCGCGGTTATACGCGACTTCAATGTGCCGGTTGTAGCTGCTATTAAACATATGAATCCTTGTGGAGTCGGAGTCGGATCTGATGTAGCGCAGGCGTATGAAAAAGCATACGAAGCGGATCCGATGTCAATATTCGGCGGAATTGTAGCGAGCAACAGGGAAATTGATGCGGAAGCTGCGACTATGATGAAAGAAATCTTTTTGGAAATCATTATCGCTCCCTCTTTCAGCGAAGAGGCTGTAAAAATACTTACACAAAAGAAAAATCTGCGTCTTCTGACTATTAATATGAAAGAGTATTATGCAGGAGAAGACAGGGTAACTACCGTGTCCGGAGGAGCATTGATACAGGAAACAGATACGCTCAGCTATGAAGATATTGAAGTAACCATACCGACTGACCGAAAGCCGTCCGACCGTGAACTCGAACAAATGGAAATGGCCTGGAAAGTCGTGAAACACGTGAAATCTAATGCGATCGTCCTCGCGAAAGAAGACCGTACCATCGGCATTGGCGCTGGACAGATGAACCGGATCGGGGCAGCGAAAATTGCTATAGAACAGGCCGGAGCGAAAGCGGAAGGCTCCGTCATGGCTTCTGACGCCTTTTTCCCAATGGCCGACACAGTAGAAGCTGCGGCAGAAGCCGGTGTCCGCTGTATTATTCAGCCGGGAGGATCCAAAAGAGATCAGGAATCTATCGATAAAGCCAATGAACACGGCATCGCCATGGTATTTACCGGGGTCAGACACTTCAAACATTAATATGGTGAAATTCTTGATAACAGGGCAGCTCAAGAAATGGAAAGGTCATTTACAAGACTGCTATATGTGTTGAATTTATTATTCATAAGTTTCTCTACTGTCGGCCGTATTTGTTTCTGTGAGGACGCTTTCCAAGGGGCTCGACTTCAGCTGTTTTTGTGGGAAAACCACCCGGGAAAAGGATCTTCAGACAGCGCTCATTCCCTCCGGATGCGCTTCAGTTCCACGTCGACTGCGAGTATTCGCATTTCAAACCGTCAAAAGATATAATTTATAATGAAGAAATAGAGAAAGGAGGTTCATACAATGAACGTATTAGTCATAGGTGGAAGCGGCCGGGAGCATGTAATTGCCTGGAAACTGGCTCAATCTGATCGTATAGATGAAGTGATTGCTGCACCAGGCAGTGACGCGATTGCCCAGATGATGGACTGCCGCGTAGAAGACATTAAGGAAGATGAGCATGAAAAACTCGTTGAACTTGCTCTGAGAGAAGATATAGAACTCGCTGTGATCGGTCCGGAAGCTCCTCTTGTGGAAGGATTGACCGACAAACTTCAGGCAGCAGGCGTACCGGTATTCGGGCCTTCTAAAGCTGCGGCTCAGCTCGAGGGCAGTAAACAGTTCGCGAAAGATATAATGAAAAAGTACAATATTCCAACGGCCTCCTTTAAAAGCTTCACAGATTTATCAGAGGCAAAAAAACATGTAGAAGCCTCCAGAATTCCGATTGTGATTAAAGCAGACGGTCTTGCTGCAGGTAAAGGCGTGACAGTTGCGGAGACAAAAGAGGAAGCCTTTGCAGCACTTGAGCGGATGATGGAAGAGAAGGTGTTCGGAGATGCAGGCGACTCGGTCGTGATAGAGGAATGTCTGCAGGGGGAAGAGCTTTCCTACATGGCATTTGTACATGGAAAGACAGTCGTGCCGATGGTGACTGCACAGGATCATAAGCGTGCATTTGAAGGCGATACGGGCCCGAATACTGGAGGAATGGGCGCTTATTCCCCGGTTCCGCATATTAATGACTTGTTTTTGAAGCAGGCAGAGACAGAGATCCTGCGGCCTATGGCAGAAGCGATGGTCGAAGAAAATACTCCTTTTACGGGAATATTGTATGCTGGATTAATGATCACCGACGAAGGACCGAAAGTGATTGAATTCAATGTCCGTTTCGGGGATCCTGAAGCGCAGGTAATTCTGCCGAGGCTTGAAAGCGATCTTGTAGATGTTATGCTTCAAGTCTTAAACGATCAGGAAGTCGAACTTTCCTGGAGCGCGGAAGCCTGTGCAGGCGTGGTTCTTGCTTCCGAAGGATATCCGGAAAGCTATGAAAAAGGGAAGGCGTTTACGATGCCGATGACCCGTTCGGATGAAAAGCAGCAGTTTTTTCATGCCGGCACGAAAGTAAACAGTGAAAGCGTCGGGTGGAAGACGAACGGGGGACGCGTCCTTCTGCTCGCTTCCCAGGCGCCGACGCTGGAAGAAGCACTTAACATGACTTACCAGGTGCTTGACCAGAAAGAGTGGGACGGATTGTTTTACAGGAAAGACATCGGCTATCGCACGCTGAAAGCCTGAAAAAATGGAAGTGTCCACTCAAAAAGCAGGACAGCCGTATTGGCCGTCCTGCTTTTTTGCAGCTTTTTTATTAACAAAAAGTTACCCTGAAAATAAAGTGTATAATCGATAAACGTGTGCTTTCGTTTCCATTACAAACAAAATGTTACGTTTTTTATTTCAGCATGCCATGCGGGTCGATAACGAATTTTTTGGAAGCACCGCCGTCAAACTGCTGATAACCTTCCGGAGCCTGATCAAGAGAAATGATCGTCGCATTAACGGCTTTTGCAATCTCGGCCCGGCCGCTTAAAATAGAGTTCATCAGCTCACGATGGTATTTCATAACCGGCGTTTGTCCTGTAACAAACGTATGAGCCTTTGCCCATCCAAGACCGAGGCGGATTTTCAGCGTTCCTTCCCGGGCGTCCTCATCGACACCACCCGGATCTCCAGTGACGTAAAGCCCCGGAATACCAAGCTTACCTCCGGCTCTCGTTAGCTGCATGATGGAGTTGAGCACGGTTGCAGGAGCTTCCCCGCCGCCGGCTCCGTGGGCGGATGCTTCAAAACCAACGGCATCAACGGCACAGTCCACTTCCGGAGTGCCCAGAATTTGTTCAATCTGCTCTCCTATATCATCATGTTCCCGCAGGTTGATGGTTTCACAGCCGAAGCTCTTTGCCTGATCCAGTCTCTCCTGAATCAAATCACCGACGATAACGACAGATGCTCCGAGAAGCTGAGCCGAATGGGCAGCTGCCAGACCGACTGGCCCCGCTCCGGCGATGTAGACGGATTTACCAGGGCTGACTCCTGCGCTGTAAGCTCCGTGAAATCCGGTAGGGAAGATGTCA is a window from the Alkalicoccus halolimnae genome containing:
- the purS gene encoding phosphoribosylformylglycinamidine synthase subunit PurS, giving the protein MTFDVTVYITWKEGVLDPQGAAVTESLHKLGYDGVEGVSISKMMKVRLQAEKDNVEQQVVEMCEKLLANPVIEDYTYEIEEVIPS
- the purQ gene encoding phosphoribosylformylglycinamidine synthase subunit PurQ, which translates into the protein MKFAVIMFPGSNCDIDMFHAVEEAVGEEVEYVWHNDTNLDRFDAVLLPGGFSYGDYLRPGSIAHFSPIMSAVKKAAEEGKPVLGVCNGFQILLESRLLPGAMRRNENLHFICKTVPLRVENPDTMFTNQYQKSDEIYIPVAHGDGNYYCDEETMTALKDNNQIVFTYVNNTNGSRENIAGITNKAGNVLGMMPHPERAVEDLLGSADGKKLFASIVKQWREKHAITT
- the purL gene encoding phosphoribosylformylglycinamidine synthase subunit PurL; translated protein: MQLLREPSAEMIRDNKLYAEMGVTDEEFLLIEKELGHLPNYTELGLFSVMWSEHCSYKNSKVLLSKFPVDGERVLQGPGEGAGIIDIDDDQAVVFKIESHNHPSAVEPYEGAATGVGGIIRDVFSMGARPVALMNSLRFGELKTPRVKYIFEGVVSGIAGYGNCIGIPTIGGEIQFDPCYEGNPLVNAMCVGLIDHKDIQKGQAKGVGNPVLYVGASTGRDGIHGATFASEELSEDSEAKRPAVQVGDPFMEKLLVEACLEATKHPKLVGIQDMGAAGLTSSSAEMASKAGSGIRMNLDAVPQREKNMTPYEMMLSESQERMLLVVEKGSEQEFIDIFEHWGLNAVNVGEVTDDKRLTLIHEGKTAADVPVDALAEEAPVYHKPSTEPAYYREFQQEADYRPTADNYGETLKSLLQQPTIASKEWVYEQYDHMVRTSTVTAPGSDSAVIRIRGTEKALAMTTDCNSRFLYLDPYEGGKLAVAEAVRNLTASGAEPLGVTDCLNYGSPDNPEIFWQLERSTDGLSEACRELQTPVVGGNVSLYNETSKGAIYPTPVIGMVGLIPHLRHITTQAVKKSGDLVYFLGEVKPSFAGSELQKMTEGKIFGKMPSVDLELEKRHQKQVLAGIHGGTVNSAHDVSEGGFAAALAEKLFGTGLGADVTLTHEDTLAAFFSEGAPNYILTVSPEKQKAFEEAVPGAVQIGYVTEQPTLLIKEKSDAIAINESVSSLEELWRGAISCALKSKD
- the purF gene encoding amidophosphoribosyltransferase is translated as MRTEIKGLNEECGVFGIWGHVDAARITYYGLHSLQHRGQEGAGIVVSDEEKLKIHKGMGLVNDVFTEAGLDRLTGTGAIGHVRYTTAGDSDFINCQPLLFNSQTSSLALAHNGNIVNATALKHQLEHQGSIFQTTSDTEVIAHLIKRSGYPNLQDSVKNALTMVKGAYALAMLVEDAMIVALDPNGLRPLSIGKLGDAYVVSSETCAFDIIGAEFVREVQPGELITINNDGMHIDRFSYSTERTLCSMEYVYFARPDSNVDEVNIHMARKNLGRKLAEESPIEADVVTGVPDSSISAAIGYAEKSGIPYELGLIKNRYVGRTFIQPSQALREQGVKMKLSAVRGVVEGKRVVMVDDSIVRGTTARRIVKLLKEAGAKEVHVRISSPPIINPCYYGIDTSTKGELIASKKSTEEIREEMGADSLSYLSVNGLMEGIGRSDKQPNCGQCLACFTGNYPTEIFPEADHPYDKVMGGK
- the purM gene encoding phosphoribosylformylglycinamidine cyclo-ligase translates to MSKAYEAAGVNIEAGYEGVKRMKKHVQSTMRPEVIGGLGGFGGLFDMSQLNLKEPVLVSGTDGVGTKLLIAQQAGRHDTIGIDAVAMCVNDISAQGASPLFFLDYLALGKNEPALVEQIVSGVAEGCREAGCALIGGETAEMPDLYKEDEYDVAGFVVGAAEKTAVWQQAGEGDVLLGLASSGIHSNGFSLVRKIVASAGLSWEDEAPFEPGKTTGESLLTPTRIYAKALEGLTGTDYIRAAAHITGGGLVENIPRMLEKGAGADIDLEALPKQPVFPWLQEEGRLTEADMLETFNLGVGFVLAVEEEKAEAVSEILRKNGEKPFVLGKVTGREGLQFKGELSR
- the purN gene encoding phosphoribosylglycinamide formyltransferase, whose product is MTNIAVFASGNGSNFQAVADACKNGTIAGDVVLVVCDKPGAFVEKRAEQAGVPLFSFSPKSYSSKAAFEMELVKKLHEQQADLIILAGYMRLIGENLLKAYEGRILNIHPSLLPAFPGLDAIGQALEAEVKVTGVTVHLVDEGMDTGPILAQKPVTIDTEDKRTDVEAKIRQIEHTLYPQTVQYWIEAYKGVEKH
- the purH gene encoding bifunctional phosphoribosylaminoimidazolecarboxamide formyltransferase/IMP cyclohydrolase: MTKRALISVSDKAGIVPFTEQLAEQGVEIISTGGTKRQLEEAGVPVIGIEEVTGFPEMMDGRVKTLHPAIHGGLLAVRDNKEHMSAVRSEEIGLIDFVIVNLYPFQQTIEDPASTFQDAVENIDIGGPSMIRSAAKNHKDVTIIVDSEDYQTVIEDLRMHGEVTDNRKQKLAAKAFRHTAAYDALIAEYMTEHVGEGAPEKLTKTYNLKQTLRYGENPHQMASFYEKPLGSRATISKAEQLHGKELSYNNINDADAALAVIRDFNVPVVAAIKHMNPCGVGVGSDVAQAYEKAYEADPMSIFGGIVASNREIDAEAATMMKEIFLEIIIAPSFSEEAVKILTQKKNLRLLTINMKEYYAGEDRVTTVSGGALIQETDTLSYEDIEVTIPTDRKPSDRELEQMEMAWKVVKHVKSNAIVLAKEDRTIGIGAGQMNRIGAAKIAIEQAGAKAEGSVMASDAFFPMADTVEAAAEAGVRCIIQPGGSKRDQESIDKANEHGIAMVFTGVRHFKH
- the purD gene encoding phosphoribosylamine--glycine ligase, with translation MNVLVIGGSGREHVIAWKLAQSDRIDEVIAAPGSDAIAQMMDCRVEDIKEDEHEKLVELALREDIELAVIGPEAPLVEGLTDKLQAAGVPVFGPSKAAAQLEGSKQFAKDIMKKYNIPTASFKSFTDLSEAKKHVEASRIPIVIKADGLAAGKGVTVAETKEEAFAALERMMEEKVFGDAGDSVVIEECLQGEELSYMAFVHGKTVVPMVTAQDHKRAFEGDTGPNTGGMGAYSPVPHINDLFLKQAETEILRPMAEAMVEENTPFTGILYAGLMITDEGPKVIEFNVRFGDPEAQVILPRLESDLVDVMLQVLNDQEVELSWSAEACAGVVLASEGYPESYEKGKAFTMPMTRSDEKQQFFHAGTKVNSESVGWKTNGGRVLLLASQAPTLEEALNMTYQVLDQKEWDGLFYRKDIGYRTLKA
- the fdhA gene encoding formaldehyde dehydrogenase, glutathione-independent, giving the protein MGGNRGVAYIGKGKVEIQEIDYPDLVLRDGPGVNPLNVGRKCEHGVILKVVTTNICGSDQHMVRGRTTAPEGLILGHEITGEIIECGRDVEFMQKGDLVSVPFNIACGRCRACKEQDTHICLNVNPDRPGSAYGYVDMGGWVGGQSEYVMVPYADFQLLRFPDKDQAMSKIRDLTMLSDIFPTGFHGAYSAGVSPGKSVYIAGAGPVGLAAAHSAQLLGASVVIVGDLIQERLDQAKSFGCETINLREHDDIGEQIEQILGTPEVDCAVDAVGFEASAHGAGGGEAPATVLNSIMQLTRAGGKLGIPGLYVTGDPGGVDEDAREGTLKIRLGLGWAKAHTFVTGQTPVMKYHRELMNSILSGRAEIAKAVNATIISLDQAPEGYQQFDGGASKKFVIDPHGMLK